The stretch of DNA CAAGTGCTTTCACCGTTTCTAAAGAATCGATCTGATAACAATGGGTTTCTCCGGTTCTCACATCCTTTCGTGAAAGATCATTTTCAAAGGGACCTTCGTTGTAAAGGTCCAGACTAAGAAAGGTTTGTTTTACCAGGGGAAGGTACCTGGCGATGCACGTAGTGGCCCGTATCGGCGTAGTAGCCAATTGCAGCGCAAGCACAATATCAAAGGATTTTCCGGCAAGCCAGTCTACTGCGTCATCGATCCCATAAATACCGAATTCGCTATCCGAATTGCGATCGCGGGCAAGGGAAATGGCGTCGCTGTCAATATCAAAGCCGGTGAAGTGCCAGGTTGGAAATTTCTTTTTAAGATGGTGGATATTGGCTCCTCCACCGCAACCGATATCCAACACGCTCAATCCATCTTTCTTGCCATGCATGCCTTCCAGCAGTTGCAAAAGTTTTGCAGTACTGGCATATTCCATATCATATTGCCTGCGATGATAATCTATAATGGATGTAAAAGTCGTACCGGTTTGGGTAGTCATGACAGGTTAGTGTTTCAGGATTTCTAGAATGGCCCAGTTCATCAATATACCGCCGGAAATCTGTATACGGCCATCGGGTGTGCTAACAGTATAGGTTCCCAGTCCTTTTCCACTTGACTTAAAATCGATGCTTGGAACAAAACGGTGAAACTGATGGTCGCAAGACTGACCTTCAAGCCAGGCGGCCACCGATGTACGGCTATAGGTATTGTACCGGACGGTTTGACTTTGCTTCCCTGACAAATGGGTATGATCAATCGCATTGGTATACAGATCCACATCGTGGTCCAGGTTAAACAGCGACGACATCCATACACTACCTTTCGGTCTGGTGATCCGCATGAGTTCTTTAATTGCGTTCTCAGGATGTTCAAGCCAGGATAATGTTTGCCAGCAAAACACGACATCGAATGAATTGTCAGGAAATGGCAAATGATAGATATCCCCTTCATGAAAAGAGAACCGCTCCCCGGGATTGATCTTTCGCGCCAGCTCAAGGGCATCGCTGTTATAATCAAGGAGAGAAAATGTGGCTTCAGGGTATTGCTTCGACAGGTGATGTGTAAGCGTACCCGCACCGCAGGCAATGTCCGCGATTTGCATAGCTCCCTTCATCCCTTTGCCGGCAAGCAGCATTTCCAGCGCTTTTTGCTGTTCCGTTTTTTCCAGCGACTTCAGGTAATACTTTTCTGTATTCTCTTTGTCACCCTGAAGAAATTTGACGTATTCATCCATAGGCTTTTACTTGCCAACATATGTTTGGTTGATCTCCTGCCAGTCATTCCGTGCCTCAAGAAAGCGAATAATTTTTTCATACCTGAACGGGCTTGACTCCTCCACTGGCATTTCCGTAACGATATACCTGATCATCGATGCATCCTCTTCATAATCCAGCGTCCACCGGTATTTTTCGAAAAGCTGTTCTGCACATTCAAAATTATAAACCTTTTTTCCTTCTTCCCAGAAGTAAGGGATAACATGTTCCTTCTGTCTGTCCGTAGTTGCATGTTCAAATGCATCCTTCAGTCCGGAAAACTTCATCACATCCACATCCAATCCATCAGGAAAGGTCAGGGGGTGCCGGTTCGTCACCAGGTCATACCGATCCTGATGAGCATGAAAGAATGTGATCATCTCATCTGCAAGGTACGGGTCTATGAGTGGACAATCAGATGTGATGCGGACCACCACATCAAGGTCATGCTGTTTTGCCGCCAAAAAATACCGTTCAAGCACATTGTGCTCACTACCTCTGAAGACAGTCACCCCAGCCTCTTCACATGCCTGCACGATTTGATCATCCTGCGAGCTCGTGGTAGTAGCAATGATCACCTGATCGATTCTCTTGCTGTACGAAATCTGTTTCAGAAGAATTTGCAGGAAAGTTTGAGGGCCGGCTTTCATCAACACCTTACCCGGCAGGCGGGTCGATCCCATGCGTGCTTGTATGACCGCTCCCGTTTTCATTGTTATCCTATGCAACAACTTGCCTTGGGTGCATCTGCATGAAGCAGGCCACACCGTCCCTGTTTACATTTATTATAGGTTCTGAAAACGGGTTTCACGGCATCACCGGCAAACGCTGTTTCCACGGCATTGTCTTCCAGACAACGATACACACGCTTTGCTGCGTGGCGGAATGCATTCAGCGTAATATCCAGTTCCTGCTGTCCGTGTGCGTATGTGATACTGATCCATGGAATCAGCACGCCCCAGCTGATCATTTCTTCATGAAACAGGGTGTGCAGTTCCGGCCAATACTGTCCGTTTTCACGGGTTGATATGATCTGTGGGTTGCAATCAAACCCAATGATGCGGATAAATTTTTCCACTTTTTCTTCCAGGGCAATTTTCCTGAGACCACTGACCAGTTGCGCACCGAAACCCCATGTATGTTCGCTTACCTTGAGACGGTCACATGCTTCGAGGGTGGCCCTTGCCGCAACCAGGCCTGGGGATTCGGCACCATGCGTTTGGGAAAGCAGGAATGTTCTTTTGCGATCATGTCTGAGACCACCCAACTCCATAAGGTCTTTTTTACCTGCCAGCAATGAAAACGAGAAACCGTTGCTGATGCATTTACCGAATGTAGCCAGATCCGGCATAACACCGTATTTATGATGAGCTCCTCTGAGGTCGAACCGCAGCCCGCTGATCATCTCATCAAAGATCAACACCATACCTTCTTTTGTACAGGTATCCCTGAGAACCTGCAGGTAATTATCCCTGGGTTCGTCGTTCTTCACAGGTTCCAGAATCACGGCCGCGATCTGGTTCGGATATTCTGAGATCAGGTTTTCCAGGGAGGCCGGATCATTATAGGAAAAGCCCAGAGTGTACTTGCGTACTTCATCCAACACACCGTTATCGCAGGGTGTTGTTCCGATAAACCAGTCATGAATGCTGAAGAACGGATGATCCTTACAGATGGCCACATACTTTTTTCCGGTATATGCTCTTGCCAGTTTGATCGCCGCCGTTGTCACATCGGAGCCATTCTTTCCGTATTTCACCATTTCCGCAACCGGAAAGAGGTCGGTCAGATACTCCGCCAGTTCAAATTCCAGCATACCCGGACGCGTATAATTGGTTCCCAGGTCCAATGCTTCCTTCACCTTGGCGTTAACATGATCATCCGCATGCCCAAGGATGA from Flavobacteriales bacterium encodes:
- a CDS encoding methyltransferase domain-containing protein, encoding MDEYVKFLQGDKENTEKYYLKSLEKTEQQKALEMLLAGKGMKGAMQIADIACGAGTLTHHLSKQYPEATFSLLDYNSDALELARKINPGERFSFHEGDIYHLPFPDNSFDVVFCWQTLSWLEHPENAIKELMRITRPKGSVWMSSLFNLDHDVDLYTNAIDHTHLSGKQSQTVRYNTYSRTSVAAWLEGQSCDHQFHRFVPSIDFKSSGKGLGTYTVSTPDGRIQISGGILMNWAILEILKH
- a CDS encoding glutamate-1-semialdehyde 2,1-aminomutase, which produces MNTTGPIQNFEQGRKVLDRFHAIVPGAGHTYSKGEDQFPWNSPQLIAHAKGAYCWDVDGNKFVDWAMGNRVIILGHADDHVNAKVKEALDLGTNYTRPGMLEFELAEYLTDLFPVAEMVKYGKNGSDVTTAAIKLARAYTGKKYVAICKDHPFFSIHDWFIGTTPCDNGVLDEVRKYTLGFSYNDPASLENLISEYPNQIAAVILEPVKNDEPRDNYLQVLRDTCTKEGMVLIFDEMISGLRFDLRGAHHKYGVMPDLATFGKCISNGFSFSLLAGKKDLMELGGLRHDRKRTFLLSQTHGAESPGLVAARATLEACDRLKVSEHTWGFGAQLVSGLRKIALEEKVEKFIRIIGFDCNPQIISTRENGQYWPELHTLFHEEMISWGVLIPWISITYAHGQQELDITLNAFRHAAKRVYRCLEDNAVETAFAGDAVKPVFRTYNKCKQGRCGLLHADAPKASCCIG
- a CDS encoding glycosyltransferase family protein; translation: MGSTRLPGKVLMKAGPQTFLQILLKQISYSKRIDQVIIATTTSSQDDQIVQACEEAGVTVFRGSEHNVLERYFLAAKQHDLDVVVRITSDCPLIDPYLADEMITFFHAHQDRYDLVTNRHPLTFPDGLDVDVMKFSGLKDAFEHATTDRQKEHVIPYFWEEGKKVYNFECAEQLFEKYRWTLDYEEDASMIRYIVTEMPVEESSPFRYEKIIRFLEARNDWQEINQTYVGK
- a CDS encoding class I SAM-dependent methyltransferase, yielding MTTQTGTTFTSIIDYHRRQYDMEYASTAKLLQLLEGMHGKKDGLSVLDIGCGGGANIHHLKKKFPTWHFTGFDIDSDAISLARDRNSDSEFGIYGIDDAVDWLAGKSFDIVLALQLATTPIRATTCIARYLPLVKQTFLSLDLYNEGPFENDLSRKDVRTGETHCYQIDSLETVKALAKQHSFECTAEPFEINIDLPKPPYGVSATYTELTADGRRIQISHPGILLPWYFVVLTRMPKDE